Proteins from a genomic interval of Salvelinus sp. IW2-2015 linkage group LG14, ASM291031v2, whole genome shotgun sequence:
- the LOC111972552 gene encoding solute carrier family 22 member 6-A-like translates to MERSMNFDEILSHIGGFGKFQKSLYVWICLPQILLAFHMLISVFTGAVPPHLCRSTNTTWPLTTSSDPPNLNFSLVTGPDGDPGRSCSVPGGIPGTPLAQLNHSTALALSDSHATEGCQGGWEFSKATFHSTVATEWDLVCDHANLNHVGSSIYMFGLLVGAVLFGFLADKYGRRNIILVGLTIQSTCGVGAAFAPNFYIYVFLRFVVGTTISAVIMNAFVLGTEWTGSKHRMLAGIITDYFFGFGYIILAGLAYLIRDWRKLQLAISAPGFLFIFYIWVLPKSARWLMANQRYEEAMDLVRKAALMNGKPLREDIEICQGYKDMVKMEKRTKHTVIDLVRTPKMRRSSLIMFYLWFVNVLVYYGLSLNISDFGMSIYLTQLIFGLVEMPARTITLFTLNRSRRISQIAFLVVGGLACLLTVFIPDDLSIIRTVLAMVGKFGITASLSIVYIYSAEVFPTVIRQSGIGMGSMCARAGGVLAPIIYLLRGVSKKAPMVLFGLCTLLGAALTLLLPETVHQPLADTIQDVEGSSISEDSKEGNMKPDLYEECETRNPDIIN, encoded by the exons ATGGAAAGAAGCATGAATTTTGACGAGATTCTTTCTCATATTGGGGGCTTTGGCAAGTTCCAGAAGAGCCTGTATGTGTGGATTTGCCTCCCCCAGATCCTGCTGGCGTTCCACATGCTGATATCCGTATTCACAGGGGCCGTCCCCCCTCATCTCTGTCGCTCCACCAACACCACCTGGCCCTTGACCACCAGCTCAGACCCTCCCAATTTAAACTTCAGCCTGGTGACCGGCCCAGACGGTGACCCTGGCCGGTCCTGCTCTGTCCCTGGGGGGATCCCTGGCACCCCGCTGGCTCAGCTGAATCACAGCACCGCCCTGGCCCTTAGTGACAGCCACGCCACTGAGGGTTGCCAAGGGGGATGGGAATTCAGCAAGGCGACCTTCCACAGCACCGTGGCAACCGAG TGGGATCTGGTGTGTGACCACGCCAATCTAAACCATGTTGGTTCCTCAATCTACATGTTTGGTCTTCTAGTTGGCGCTGTGCTGTTTGGTTTCTTAGCTGATAA GTATGGACGCAGGAACATAATCCTGGTTGGTTTGACTATCCAGTCAACCTGTGGGGTCGGAGCTGCGTTCGCCCCAAATTTCTACATATATGTTTTCCTGCGCTTTGTTGTTGGAACCACTATTTCTGCTGTCATCATGAACGCATTTgttttag GCACAGAGTGGACAGGATCAAAGCACCGCATGCTAGCTGGGATCATCACCGACTACTTCTTTGGGTTTGGCTACATCATCCTGGCAGGCCTGGCCTACCTCATCCGAGACTGGCGTAAACTCCAGCTGGCCATCTCAGCACCAGGCTTCCTCTTCATCTTCTACATCTG GGTCCTACCAAAGTCGGCTCGGTGGCTGATGGCCAACCAGAGGTACGAGGAGGCCATGGATCTGGTCAGGAAAGCAGCTCTAATGAACGGCAAACCCCTGCGGGAGGACATAGAGATATGTCAG GGGTACAAAGACATGGTGAAGATGGAGAAGaggacaaaacacacagtcaTTGACCTGGTCCGAACTCCAAAAATGAGGAGGAGCTCATTGATCATGTTTTACCTGTG GTTTGTCAACGTGCTGGTCTACTACGGCCTGTCCCTAAACATCTCTGACTTTGGGATGAGCATCTACCTGACCCAGCTGATCTTTGGCCTGGTGGAGATGCCTGCTCGCACCATCACTCTCTTCACCCTCAACCGCTCCAGGAGGATATCCCAGATAGCCTTCCTCGTTGTGGGAGGCCTAGCCTGCCTGCTCACTGTCTTCATTCCCGATG atctCTCCATTATTAGAACAGTCCTGGCCATGGTGGGAAAGTTTGGGATCACCGCCTCCCTGTCCATAGTCTACATCTATTCAGCAGAGGTTTTCCCTACTGTCATAAG GCAGAGTGGGATCGGTATGGGCTCCATGTGTGCCCGGGCAGGGGGAGTCCTGGCCCCAATCATCTACCTGTTGAGGGGTGTCAGTAAGAAGGCTCCTATGGTTCTGTTTGGTCTGTGTACTCTGCTAGGGGCAGCCCTCACCCTGCTGCTGCCTGAGACAGTCCACCAGCCCCTGGCTGACACCATCCAGGATGTGGAGGGATCCAGCATCAG TGAGGACTCAAAGGAAGGGAACATGAAACCAGACCTCTATGAGGAATGTGAAACAAGGAACCCAGACATCATAAACTGA